A window from Cherax quadricarinatus isolate ZL_2023a chromosome 72, ASM3850222v1, whole genome shotgun sequence encodes these proteins:
- the LOC128701230 gene encoding cuticle protein 7-like, with translation MASKVIVMIALVAAASAELLPRYQPSVPSYGPLGPYNHPRPSYHSSEPTINPEYNFSYGVKDDYSGSNFGHEETRNGYDTQGSYYVHLPDGRLQRVSYTVSGDSGFVAQVEYVGEAQYPAHQPSYQHAPSYRPTPTYQPTPVYG, from the exons ATGGCTTCCAAG GTTATCGTGATGATCGCCCTGGTGGCTGCTGCCTCAGCTGAGCTCCTTCCCCGCTACCAGCCATCAGTCCCCTCCTACGGCCCTCTAGGTCCTTACAATCATCCACGTCCATCCTACCACTCCAGTGAACCTACG ATAAATCCAGAGTACAACTTCAGCTACGGCGTGAAGGACGACTACTCTGGCAGCAATTTCGGCCACGAAGAAACTCGTAATGGCTACGACACTCAGGGATCCTATTACGTCCATCTTCCTGACGGTCGACTGCAGAGGGTTTCCTACACTGTGAGTGGTGACTCCGGCTTCGTGGCTCAAGTTGAATACGTGGGAGAGGCCCAATACCCAGCCCACCAGCCAAGCTACCAACATGCCCCAAGTTACAGGCCAACACCCACCTACCAGCCCACCCCTGTCTATGGTTAA